The Thermotoga sp. SG1 genome includes a window with the following:
- a CDS encoding AEC family transporter gives MEFSIVILIGYLTKRFFEKETGKILSKLVVNFTLPAAVFYSLTTARFHFSKFAFTATGVLSNLVLISVALLVFSRIEDPRVRIPIVLSFVGFNTGLFMYPLAESLWGVDSVVNYALFDLGNSFFIFGVGKAVAERSGVKGVLKVFEFPPFLVLMLSLTLNLFGFSPPGMVLKVAQTIKNANAFLVFFLVGYYLSFKSVFRKARLIAVAGAVKYLLGFIVSFLAVRMFTLSSFEKMNLFLSPLLPSAIMTLVYSIEKDYDSELASGLITFSTIVSSAIILLTDRFWG, from the coding sequence ATGGAGTTTTCAATCGTGATACTGATTGGGTACCTGACGAAGAGATTCTTCGAGAAAGAAACGGGAAAGATCCTGTCGAAGCTGGTGGTGAACTTCACCCTGCCGGCGGCCGTCTTTTACAGTCTGACCACCGCGCGGTTTCACTTTTCCAAGTTTGCCTTCACAGCGACTGGGGTGCTGAGCAATCTGGTTTTGATTTCGGTTGCATTGCTCGTCTTTTCAAGAATAGAGGATCCGAGAGTGAGGATTCCCATCGTTTTGTCTTTTGTGGGGTTCAACACGGGTTTGTTCATGTACCCTCTGGCCGAAAGCCTCTGGGGAGTCGATTCTGTTGTGAATTATGCTCTCTTCGATCTGGGAAACTCTTTTTTCATATTCGGGGTGGGCAAAGCAGTGGCGGAAAGATCAGGTGTGAAGGGAGTTCTGAAAGTCTTTGAGTTTCCGCCCTTTCTTGTTCTTATGTTGAGTTTGACCCTCAACCTGTTCGGGTTTTCTCCTCCGGGGATGGTCCTCAAAGTTGCACAGACGATAAAGAACGCCAACGCTTTTCTGGTTTTCTTCCTCGTTGGATATTACCTGAGTTTCAAGTCGGTCTTCAGGAAGGCCCGGTTGATAGCGGTGGCGGGTGCTGTGAAGTATCTTCTGGGATTCATCGTGTCTTTTCTTGCGGTAAGGATGTTTACACTCTCGTCGTTTGAAAAGATGAACCTGTTTCTTTCTCCGCTTCTTCCATCTGCCATTATGACTCTTGTCTACTCCATAGAGAAGGACTACGATTCCGAACTGGCGAGTGGGTTGATCACCTTCTCCACAATCGTTTCATCGGCTATCATCTTGCTGACAGATCGTTTCTGGGGGTGA
- the nuoF gene encoding NADH-quinone oxidoreductase subunit NuoF, translating to MKPITVLISVDSNSVLMGARHFLNYLRDLVRNHNLSDFVDVLETGSMGVYPEGVIVSILPDDVYYVVKSENDVKRIFEEHILKGRRILDLEVSRDQIKGTVEAEKVSEETRIVLKNVGEIDPTRIEEYIARDGYFALAKALQMKPEEIIEEVKRSGLRGRGGAGFPTGLKWEFTYKASSDQKYVLCNADEGEPGTFKDRLIMEGDPHSLIEGMIIAGYAVGARKGYIYIRGEYYSSIEILKRAIEQAYEYGFLGENILGTGFSFDLKIRLGAGAYVAGEETALIESIEGKPARPRLKPPYPPTSGLFGKPTVVNNVETFVNVPRIILNGADWFRKFGTESSPGTKVFSLVGNVVRKGIVEVPMGVTVRDLIFKFGGGVEKGRKLKLIQTGGSAGTFIGPDKLDVPLDFDSYAKYGVSLGSGVILVADESHCAVDLALTVMRFFEHESCGKCTPCREGTRIAVEILERISRGEGRKEDLDLLRKVAENAGETSFCGLGQSIPVPLLSIVDNFEDEFRVHIESRECPAGVCEFKKKKATRKISVKNR from the coding sequence ATGAAACCGATCACCGTTCTCATTTCGGTGGACTCCAACAGTGTTCTGATGGGGGCACGTCACTTTCTCAATTACCTGAGAGATCTTGTCAGAAATCACAATCTGTCGGATTTTGTAGACGTGCTGGAAACGGGAAGCATGGGAGTTTATCCTGAGGGTGTGATCGTTTCCATTCTTCCGGATGATGTCTACTACGTTGTAAAGAGTGAAAACGATGTGAAGAGGATCTTCGAAGAACACATATTGAAGGGAAGAAGAATTCTAGATCTTGAGGTATCGAGAGATCAGATAAAGGGAACAGTGGAGGCGGAAAAGGTATCGGAAGAAACACGTATCGTCCTGAAGAACGTGGGAGAAATAGATCCCACGCGCATAGAAGAGTACATAGCAAGGGACGGATACTTTGCCCTCGCAAAGGCCCTTCAGATGAAACCGGAGGAGATAATAGAAGAGGTAAAGCGGAGTGGTCTCAGAGGAAGGGGTGGTGCAGGATTTCCAACGGGCTTGAAGTGGGAGTTCACCTACAAGGCTTCTTCCGATCAGAAGTACGTTCTCTGTAACGCGGACGAGGGAGAACCCGGTACCTTTAAGGACAGGCTCATCATGGAGGGAGACCCGCATTCCCTGATAGAGGGCATGATCATAGCAGGATATGCAGTTGGAGCGAGAAAGGGATACATATACATCAGGGGAGAGTACTACAGTTCCATCGAGATCCTGAAGAGGGCGATAGAGCAGGCTTACGAGTACGGATTTTTGGGTGAAAACATCCTTGGAACAGGCTTTTCTTTTGATCTGAAGATCAGACTCGGCGCCGGTGCTTATGTGGCGGGTGAGGAGACCGCACTGATAGAGTCTATAGAGGGAAAGCCCGCGCGTCCCAGACTGAAGCCTCCATATCCACCGACCTCAGGCCTTTTTGGAAAACCCACAGTCGTGAACAACGTCGAAACCTTCGTGAACGTTCCAAGGATCATTCTGAACGGAGCGGACTGGTTCAGGAAGTTCGGCACGGAATCGTCGCCCGGCACCAAGGTCTTTTCACTTGTGGGAAACGTGGTGAGGAAGGGGATCGTAGAGGTACCCATGGGTGTAACGGTCAGAGATTTGATCTTCAAATTCGGCGGAGGTGTGGAGAAAGGAAGGAAGTTGAAACTGATTCAGACAGGAGGAAGTGCGGGAACGTTCATAGGTCCCGATAAGCTCGACGTACCTCTGGATTTCGATTCGTACGCAAAATACGGCGTTTCTCTTGGTTCTGGTGTCATACTCGTTGCGGACGAATCACACTGTGCGGTGGATCTTGCACTCACCGTCATGAGGTTCTTTGAACACGAATCCTGTGGTAAGTGTACACCGTGCAGGGAGGGTACGAGGATCGCCGTTGAAATTCTCGAGAGAATAAGCAGGGGAGAGGGAAGGAAAGAGGATCTGGATCTTCTCAGAAAGGTGGCAGAAAACGCGGGTGAAACATCGTTTTGTGGGCTTGGCCAGAGCATCCCGGTGCCGCTGCTTTCGATCGTCGACAACTTCGAAGACGAATTCAGAGTACACATTGAATCTAGGGAGTGCCCTGCGGGCGTTTGTGAATTCAAAAAGAAAAAAGCCACGAGAAAGATAAGTGTCAAGAACAGATAA
- a CDS encoding energy-coupling factor ABC transporter ATP-binding protein: MWLKRRSVFVIIFNMKIEVVNVTYVFYRGTPLERIALRDIDLAIEEGECLLVAGNTGSGKSTLLQIIAGLIEPTGGQVLYDGRQRKGYEVRKHIGIAFQYPEDQFFAETVFDEIAFAVRNFYPDEDPVPFVKRAMEFVGLNFDEFKDRIPFFLSGGEKRRVAIASVIVHEPDVLMLDEPLVGLDREGKGDLLKVIEKWKRLKRTVVIISHDIETVIKHVDRVVFLENGRKIFDGSREDFLREIDVHYLTTRLKTMRRLLLSGEDPFSMGDEELIDRVYRI, translated from the coding sequence ATGTGGCTGAAGAGACGGTCGGTCTTTGTTATAATTTTCAACATGAAGATCGAAGTCGTCAACGTCACCTATGTCTTTTACCGTGGAACCCCTTTGGAGAGAATCGCACTCAGAGATATCGATCTTGCGATCGAGGAGGGAGAGTGTCTCCTCGTTGCTGGAAACACCGGATCTGGAAAATCCACCCTCCTTCAGATCATTGCGGGTTTGATAGAGCCTACCGGTGGACAGGTGCTGTACGATGGAAGACAGAGAAAGGGTTACGAGGTGAGAAAACACATAGGCATAGCGTTCCAGTATCCAGAAGATCAGTTCTTTGCAGAAACTGTTTTCGATGAGATCGCTTTCGCTGTGCGGAACTTTTACCCTGATGAAGATCCCGTTCCCTTCGTGAAGAGAGCGATGGAATTTGTTGGGTTGAACTTCGATGAGTTCAAGGATAGAATACCCTTCTTTCTATCCGGAGGTGAAAAGAGGAGGGTCGCCATTGCCTCTGTGATCGTGCACGAGCCGGACGTTCTAATGCTTGATGAACCGCTTGTGGGACTCGACAGGGAAGGAAAGGGCGATCTTTTGAAGGTAATAGAGAAATGGAAGAGACTGAAAAGAACGGTTGTCATCATCTCGCACGACATAGAGACGGTGATAAAGCATGTGGATCGTGTGGTGTTTCTGGAAAATGGAAGAAAGATCTTCGATGGTTCAAGAGAAGATTTTTTGAGAGAAATCGATGTTCATTACCTCACGACCAGGTTGAAGACGATGAGAAGGCTTCTTCTATCGGGTGAAGATCCTTTTTCGATGGGAGATGAAGAGTTGATAGACAGGGTGTATCGGATATGA
- a CDS encoding biotin--[acetyl-CoA-carboxylase] ligase yields the protein MIGEKIISFETIDSTNRFLKEYFSKYPSGTVVVALEQTSGYGRNKRKWYSSKGGLWFSVLFKPRKQVDTTFYTRVFSVAVVRALETFKVHADIKWPNDIYVRGRKLAGILTEGIFEGKKPLAIVVGVGMNVNNEIPDELKTRAVSLKEILGREIPLMKLLGLILKNARMLFRKYTRKKEALTRIWKRHLLQKEGNIVTFSENNQEKRGKILKILPDHLLVETDEGVRKVYSLSLH from the coding sequence ATGATCGGAGAGAAGATCATCTCGTTTGAAACGATAGATTCCACGAACCGATTTCTGAAAGAATATTTCTCAAAATACCCCAGTGGAACGGTTGTAGTTGCCCTGGAACAAACTTCGGGATACGGTAGAAACAAAAGAAAATGGTATTCGTCAAAGGGTGGTCTGTGGTTTTCCGTACTATTCAAGCCAAGAAAACAGGTAGACACAACCTTCTATACCAGGGTGTTTTCCGTTGCTGTTGTGAGAGCACTGGAGACCTTCAAAGTTCATGCGGACATAAAATGGCCAAACGACATTTACGTACGCGGCAGAAAACTCGCAGGAATTCTTACAGAGGGGATCTTCGAAGGAAAAAAGCCGCTGGCGATAGTTGTGGGAGTGGGTATGAATGTGAACAACGAAATTCCGGATGAACTGAAAACGAGGGCGGTCAGTCTGAAGGAAATCCTCGGTAGGGAAATACCTCTGATGAAACTACTGGGATTGATACTGAAAAATGCCCGGATGCTTTTCAGAAAATACACCAGGAAAAAAGAGGCACTGACGAGGATCTGGAAAAGACACCTGCTCCAGAAGGAAGGAAACATCGTTACCTTTTCAGAAAACAACCAGGAAAAGAGAGGAAAGATCCTGAAAATCCTGCCAGATCATCTGCTCGTCGAAACCGATGAAGGTGTCAGGAAGGTCTATTCACTCTCTCTTCACTGA
- a CDS encoding metallophosphoesterase, which translates to MWLILSDSHDNMKVLEKVENLIFEKKVKRIFHCGDFVAPFVLGKLLKEGVEFHGVFGNNDGEVLLLHRRSDGRIVKPPSVVEADGLKVVMMHEPILIETVANSQEYDLVLYGHTHRIDVRKVGKTLVINPGELCGYLTGRSTVYLFDPETREGELVEL; encoded by the coding sequence ATGTGGTTGATTTTGAGTGACTCCCACGATAACATGAAGGTTTTGGAAAAGGTTGAGAACCTGATCTTTGAGAAAAAGGTGAAGAGGATATTTCACTGCGGAGATTTTGTGGCACCCTTCGTTCTGGGAAAGCTCCTGAAAGAAGGAGTGGAATTTCACGGGGTGTTTGGAAACAATGATGGAGAAGTTCTGCTCCTTCACAGAAGAAGCGATGGAAGGATAGTGAAGCCACCCTCTGTTGTCGAAGCAGATGGCCTGAAGGTGGTGATGATGCACGAGCCCATTCTGATAGAAACCGTTGCAAATTCCCAGGAGTACGATCTGGTGCTCTACGGTCACACTCATCGAATCGATGTGAGGAAAGTGGGAAAAACCCTGGTTATCAATCCAGGGGAGCTATGTGGATATCTCACTGGAAGATCGACCGTTTACCTTTTCGATCCAGAAACGCGCGAAGGAGAGTTGGTGGAGCTCTGA
- the nuoE gene encoding NAD(P)H-dependent oxidoreductase subunit E has product MRKAVVEIIQKAKESAEERDILINTLHEIQKRFKNFIPPEAAEIVSEELNVPLSKVYEVLTFYTMFSTRSKGKYVIRVCESLPCHVENGREVVKALKEILKIDFGQTTPDNMFTLEMTSCLGLCGVAPVIMVNDEYYGNMTPEKVKNLINRLRGEEK; this is encoded by the coding sequence ATGAGGAAAGCAGTAGTTGAGATCATCCAGAAGGCAAAAGAATCGGCGGAAGAGAGAGATATCCTGATAAACACCCTTCACGAGATCCAGAAGCGTTTCAAAAACTTCATACCACCCGAGGCAGCCGAAATCGTTTCGGAAGAGCTCAACGTTCCCCTCTCAAAGGTCTACGAAGTGCTCACCTTCTACACGATGTTCTCCACAAGGTCGAAAGGAAAGTACGTGATCAGAGTGTGTGAGAGTCTTCCGTGTCACGTGGAAAACGGAAGAGAAGTGGTGAAGGCGTTGAAAGAGATCCTGAAAATAGACTTCGGTCAGACCACTCCCGACAACATGTTCACCCTTGAGATGACAAGCTGCTTGGGACTTTGCGGTGTGGCACCTGTGATCATGGTGAACGACGAGTACTACGGAAACATGACACCGGAGAAAGTGAAGAACCTCATAAACAGATTGAGAGGTGAAGAAAAATGA
- a CDS encoding FliH/SctL family protein — MLLRRDEIFYIDLPKKIKTEEKESKESREVKEDPREQLNRIKEQIISQAREEARKILEEAEKRAEEILKNASEEAERLKLEAERLLEEKKKEKQKFSEYILSLKKQIQTQIHQKLEEILPDIVEVLRVLFRKILEKEMDESVVERKLRSALSKVAGIENVRIRIHPEDLDKVDLKELEGKQVIPDPNVEKGGVILETEYGVLDKTFSYQWRLVEDIFEEVVGFERSSQRIEEETE, encoded by the coding sequence ATGCTCCTCAGAAGAGACGAGATATTCTACATAGACCTTCCAAAAAAGATCAAAACAGAGGAGAAAGAGTCCAAAGAGTCCAGAGAGGTCAAAGAAGATCCAAGGGAACAGCTCAACAGGATCAAAGAACAGATCATCTCCCAGGCCCGAGAAGAGGCCCGAAAGATATTAGAAGAGGCAGAAAAAAGGGCAGAAGAAATATTGAAGAACGCTTCAGAAGAAGCGGAGAGGTTGAAACTCGAAGCGGAAAGACTACTAGAAGAAAAGAAAAAGGAAAAACAGAAGTTCTCCGAGTACATTCTCTCGCTGAAAAAACAGATTCAAACGCAGATCCACCAAAAACTGGAGGAGATCCTTCCCGACATCGTTGAGGTTCTCAGGGTGCTCTTCAGAAAGATTCTCGAGAAGGAAATGGACGAGTCCGTGGTGGAGAGAAAACTCAGGTCCGCTCTCTCTAAAGTGGCCGGTATCGAGAATGTGAGGATAAGAATACATCCGGAGGATCTGGATAAAGTCGATCTGAAAGAGTTGGAAGGCAAGCAGGTGATACCGGATCCCAACGTCGAAAAGGGCGGAGTGATCCTCGAGACGGAGTACGGTGTTCTGGACAAGACTTTCTCCTACCAATGGAGGCTGGTCGAGGACATATTCGAAGAGGTGGTGGGTTTTGAAAGATCTTCTCAGAGAATTGAAGAGGAGACTGAATGA
- the fliF gene encoding flagellar basal-body MS-ring/collar protein FliF, which translates to MNLFEQIKNLWKKISDLWNSMPRERRFLVGGIAAALIISIVLFAIIAATPHYRLLVAGLSEEEAGTIIQKLEEMNILYKVSPSGDIYISDKYNVYELRMKLASEGILGGTRRGFSILSENSFGATSFDKQVKYQIALQQELERSIMTIRGVKDARVHLVLPKYTYYVRGEMAEPRASVLVVLEPGAELTREQVRGIVELVSGAVEGLKPENVRVVDNYSRSLSDMLESDEGTFLASSKLELKQQLEKYYENKLKKALESVFGPGRVEVIPDVSLNWTKIETEMKRYEAPARREGLVRSQETETERSQNLPVSGGEVGTESNIPPLSYPSVSGEGTSTYERTHTITNYELNEIYQKILQNHEGEISSLSVAVIIDASSTVLQSNNNWNNIINDLVEKGIGSVTSSASLSVAVAFLPFDRTIERTLQRELEQLQARKRFTMYSLGIAILGFLTFLLVYILIVQIRRIRARKLAEERRRKLEEEIKEVLQEEMKEEKELLPEEKELMELIEELENIFIRSPADIAEIVRLWFFERG; encoded by the coding sequence ATGAATCTTTTCGAGCAAATCAAAAATCTCTGGAAGAAGATCTCCGATTTATGGAACTCCATGCCGCGGGAAAGAAGATTTCTGGTAGGGGGCATCGCAGCGGCCCTCATAATATCTATCGTTCTCTTTGCAATAATAGCCGCCACCCCACACTACAGACTCCTTGTTGCTGGCCTCAGCGAAGAAGAGGCGGGAACGATCATTCAGAAACTCGAAGAGATGAACATTCTCTACAAAGTCTCCCCAAGTGGAGACATTTACATCTCCGACAAATACAACGTCTACGAGTTGAGAATGAAACTCGCTTCCGAAGGAATACTTGGAGGAACAAGACGGGGTTTCTCCATACTCAGCGAAAACTCGTTCGGGGCCACCAGCTTTGACAAACAGGTGAAATACCAGATCGCTCTACAACAGGAACTTGAAAGAAGTATCATGACCATCAGGGGAGTCAAAGACGCCCGGGTCCACCTGGTTTTGCCGAAGTACACCTATTACGTCCGCGGAGAGATGGCTGAACCACGTGCCTCCGTCCTCGTTGTGCTGGAACCCGGTGCTGAGCTCACACGAGAGCAGGTAAGAGGAATCGTTGAACTCGTCTCGGGAGCCGTTGAGGGGTTGAAACCAGAAAATGTAAGAGTGGTGGACAACTACTCCAGATCGCTCAGTGACATGCTGGAAAGTGACGAAGGAACCTTTTTGGCGTCCAGTAAACTGGAACTGAAACAGCAACTTGAGAAATACTACGAAAACAAGTTGAAGAAAGCACTTGAGAGCGTTTTTGGTCCAGGAAGGGTAGAGGTGATTCCCGATGTTTCTCTGAACTGGACGAAGATAGAAACGGAAATGAAAAGGTACGAAGCACCGGCCAGAAGAGAAGGACTGGTCAGAAGTCAGGAGACAGAGACTGAAAGAAGCCAAAATCTGCCTGTTAGTGGCGGTGAAGTCGGAACTGAGTCGAATATACCTCCTCTTAGCTATCCATCCGTGAGCGGCGAGGGAACGAGTACATACGAGAGAACCCACACCATCACCAACTACGAGTTGAACGAGATCTATCAGAAGATCCTTCAGAACCACGAAGGGGAGATATCGTCTCTTTCTGTTGCTGTCATAATCGACGCTTCCTCCACAGTTCTTCAAAGCAACAACAACTGGAACAATATCATAAACGACCTGGTGGAGAAGGGGATCGGTTCTGTCACCTCTTCCGCTTCTTTGAGCGTTGCGGTGGCGTTCTTGCCTTTCGACAGAACGATTGAAAGAACCCTGCAGAGGGAATTGGAGCAGCTTCAGGCAAGAAAGAGGTTCACCATGTACTCGCTTGGAATCGCCATCCTTGGTTTTCTCACCTTTCTGCTCGTGTACATCCTGATAGTGCAGATCCGAAGAATCAGGGCCAGAAAACTGGCAGAAGAAAGAAGAAGAAAGCTCGAAGAAGAGATAAAAGAAGTCCTCCAGGAAGAGATGAAAGAAGAAAAAGAACTCTTACCCGAAGAGAAGGAACTGATGGAACTCATAGAAGAGCTGGAGAACATCTTCATCCGATCACCCGCTGATATCGCTGAGATAGTCCGTCTGTGGTTCTTCGAGAGGGGATGA
- a CDS encoding DUF554 domain-containing protein yields MFHYAVILNSLGVLLGAFIGAIFKRKIPQKLHEILFTVIGLTTLGIGVRMIIQGNDFLLILLSLVAGGVIGELLRIEDRIENLGRRFKDSRGFAESFLASSLLFLVGPMTIIGSINIGISGNAELILIKTVLDTVSAVVLTATLGSGVFLSAFSVFIVQGLLVVFARSLTFLTGDVFIADFVGTGGIMILGLGIRILELKKVRVGNLLPALVLIPFFDWLKNLF; encoded by the coding sequence ATGTTCCACTACGCCGTCATTTTGAACTCTCTTGGTGTACTTCTTGGTGCTTTTATCGGTGCTATATTCAAGAGGAAGATTCCTCAAAAGCTCCACGAAATTCTTTTCACGGTGATTGGGCTCACCACCCTGGGAATAGGTGTGCGCATGATCATCCAGGGAAACGACTTTTTGTTGATACTGCTTTCTCTTGTCGCTGGAGGAGTAATTGGAGAGCTTTTGAGAATCGAGGACAGAATAGAAAACCTCGGCAGAAGGTTTAAAGATTCTCGTGGATTTGCAGAGAGTTTTCTTGCGTCTTCTTTGCTTTTTCTCGTTGGTCCAATGACGATCATCGGTTCTATAAACATAGGGATCTCTGGAAACGCCGAGTTGATACTCATAAAGACGGTCCTGGATACCGTTTCCGCCGTTGTACTCACGGCAACCCTGGGATCGGGGGTATTTCTGTCTGCTTTTTCCGTGTTCATCGTTCAGGGGTTGCTGGTTGTCTTTGCACGAAGTCTCACTTTCCTCACTGGTGACGTCTTCATAGCCGATTTCGTTGGAACAGGAGGAATCATGATACTTGGCCTTGGAATAAGGATCCTCGAGCTGAAAAAAGTGAGGGTGGGAAATCTTCTTCCAGCACTCGTTCTGATACCGTTCTTTGACTGGTTGAAGAACCTTTTCTGA
- the fliG gene encoding flagellar motor switch protein FliG, producing the protein MPERKMDGKRKAAVLLVALGPEKAAQVMKHLDEETVEQLVVEIANIGKVSQEEKKQVLEEFLNIAKAKEMISEGGIEYAKRVLEKAFGPEKARKIIERLTASLQVKPFSFIKDTDPVQLVNFLQGEHPQTIAVVLSYLDPPVAAQILGALPENLQSEVLKRIALLERTSPEVVKEIEKNLEKKISGFVSQTFSKVGGVDTAAEIMNNIDRSTEKNIMDKLAQEDPELADEIRRRMFVFEDILKLDDRSIQLVLREVDTRDLALALKGASDELKEKIFRNMSKRAAALLKDELEYMGPVRIKDVEEAQQKIINVIRRLEEAGEIVIARGGGEELIM; encoded by the coding sequence ATGCCCGAAAGAAAAATGGATGGGAAGAGAAAGGCAGCCGTTCTTTTGGTGGCGCTTGGACCAGAAAAAGCCGCTCAGGTGATGAAACATCTCGATGAGGAAACGGTAGAACAGCTGGTGGTGGAAATAGCAAACATAGGTAAGGTCTCCCAGGAAGAAAAGAAACAGGTGTTAGAGGAGTTTCTGAACATTGCCAAGGCAAAGGAGATGATCTCAGAGGGTGGCATAGAGTACGCAAAGAGAGTGTTAGAAAAAGCGTTTGGACCAGAAAAGGCCCGAAAAATCATAGAAAGACTGACTGCCTCTCTTCAGGTGAAGCCCTTCAGTTTCATAAAGGACACGGATCCTGTTCAGCTTGTGAACTTTCTTCAGGGAGAACATCCTCAGACCATAGCGGTCGTTCTGAGCTACCTTGATCCACCAGTCGCCGCCCAGATACTGGGAGCCCTCCCGGAGAATCTGCAGAGTGAGGTTTTGAAGAGAATCGCCCTTCTTGAGAGAACATCGCCGGAGGTTGTGAAGGAGATCGAGAAGAATCTCGAGAAGAAAATATCCGGCTTTGTGAGCCAGACTTTCAGTAAAGTAGGAGGAGTGGACACTGCAGCCGAAATCATGAACAACATAGACAGAAGTACAGAGAAAAACATAATGGACAAACTGGCACAGGAAGATCCCGAACTTGCCGACGAGATAAGAAGGAGAATGTTCGTGTTCGAAGATATTCTCAAACTCGATGACAGATCGATCCAACTCGTCCTGAGAGAAGTTGATACGCGGGATCTGGCCCTTGCCCTGAAGGGTGCCTCAGATGAATTGAAGGAGAAGATCTTCAGAAACATGTCCAAGAGGGCAGCCGCACTGCTCAAAGACGAACTGGAATACATGGGCCCCGTGAGGATAAAAGACGTCGAAGAAGCCCAACAGAAGATCATAAACGTGATCAGAAGACTCGAAGAGGCAGGAGAAATCGTAATAGCAAGGGGCGGTGGAGAGGAGTTGATCATGTAA
- a CDS encoding D-cysteine desulfhydrase family protein, with translation MRIDLAIKPTPVQFLRKISAEYGFDLYIKRDDLTELLGSGNKIRKLEYLMGDALKQGATTIFTCGGLQSNHARATAYVSKKLGLKPVLFLRKGEKVLNGNLLLDMLLGAEIVEVSSEEYDNIDEIFLEYRKEREKRGERVYIIPEGGSNALGALGYFNMVMELKDQIDVESFEAIVCAVGSGGTIAGISTALSFLGYRVPVIGVNVTTKNADYFVEKVKKIVRDMEKLGVEVKEPRFEIVDSFRGPAYAVPSDEDVNVIKEIAAKEAIVLDPVYTSKAFRGTLEMFRSSGKKILFVHTGGIFGVFAQSGRLA, from the coding sequence ATGAGAATCGATCTTGCCATCAAGCCAACTCCCGTTCAATTTTTGAGGAAAATCTCGGCAGAGTACGGATTCGATCTCTACATCAAAAGAGACGATCTCACAGAGCTTCTTGGTTCTGGAAACAAGATCAGAAAACTTGAATACCTGATGGGAGATGCTCTGAAACAGGGAGCGACAACAATTTTCACCTGTGGGGGTCTTCAATCGAACCATGCCAGGGCAACTGCGTACGTTTCCAAAAAACTCGGGCTAAAACCCGTTCTGTTCCTCAGAAAAGGTGAAAAAGTCTTGAACGGAAATCTCCTGCTGGATATGCTCCTTGGAGCAGAAATCGTGGAGGTATCTTCCGAAGAGTACGATAACATCGACGAGATCTTTTTGGAGTACAGGAAAGAGAGGGAAAAGAGGGGAGAAAGAGTCTACATCATACCGGAGGGAGGATCGAACGCCCTGGGAGCCCTCGGTTATTTCAACATGGTGATGGAGTTGAAGGATCAGATTGATGTAGAATCGTTCGAGGCAATCGTTTGTGCCGTGGGAAGTGGTGGAACGATAGCGGGAATCTCGACAGCTCTTTCTTTCCTGGGCTATCGTGTACCGGTGATCGGTGTGAACGTCACAACGAAAAATGCAGATTACTTCGTTGAAAAAGTGAAGAAGATCGTTAGGGATATGGAAAAACTCGGCGTGGAGGTGAAAGAACCCAGATTCGAGATAGTGGATTCGTTCAGAGGACCGGCCTATGCCGTTCCTTCCGATGAAGATGTGAACGTTATAAAGGAGATCGCAGCGAAGGAAGCGATCGTTCTTGACCCAGTATACACCTCGAAGGCCTTCAGAGGAACACTGGAGATGTTCAGGTCTTCTGGAAAGAAGATTCTATTCGTCCATACAGGAGGAATATTCGGTGTGTTCGCGCAGAGCGGGAGGTTGGCATGA
- a CDS encoding S4 domain-containing protein, protein MRLDVFLKISVVKRRTAAQKLLKGQMVLVNGRPAKASYEVKDGDVVEVFLPTKKVKLRVVGNGGYEILSEERVNRPS, encoded by the coding sequence ATGAGGCTGGATGTGTTCCTGAAGATCTCGGTCGTAAAGAGAAGGACCGCTGCACAAAAACTTTTGAAGGGACAGATGGTTCTGGTGAATGGAAGACCGGCCAAAGCCTCTTACGAGGTGAAAGACGGTGATGTGGTGGAGGTGTTCCTTCCCACAAAGAAGGTGAAACTGAGAGTGGTGGGAAACGGAGGGTACGAAATTCTCAGTGAAGAGAGAGTGAATAGACCTTCCTGA